The following coding sequences lie in one Vitis vinifera cultivar Pinot Noir 40024 chromosome 19, ASM3070453v1 genomic window:
- the LOC104877746 gene encoding uncharacterized protein LOC104877746 — MASVILLFLLTLSSPLFFGQTLNPVEAGDKLIESACHTAEVPVVCMQCVKSDERSGKADAVGIANIIIDCLMSHSSYLASNMSNLGSNPEHNATKSAYEHCFLHCSDAKKALNSAALELKNGSYDSAELSLREAALYQGTCRYEFVSSNETYVPPNVYYDLKVFDILTVAAFRIIEKL; from the coding sequence ATGGCTTCTgtaattcttctttttcttctcactCTTTCATCCCCTCTCTTCTTTGGCCAAACACTCAACCCCGTAGAGGCAGGAGACAAACTAATTGAAAGTGCATGCCACACTGCTGAGGTACCAGTAGTATGCATGCAGTGTGTAAAATCTGACGAGCGTTCGGGGAAAGCCGATGCGGTAGGGATTGCCAACATCATCATCGACTGTTTGATGAGCCACTCTAGCTACTTGGCAAGCAACATGTCGAATTTAGGTTCTAATCCTGAACACAATGCCACAAAATCAGCCTATGAACATTGCTTCCTGCACTGTTCTGATGCAAAGAAGGCGCTAAATTCAGCAGCTTTGGAGCTAAAGAATGGCAGCTATGATAGCGCTGAACTGTCCTTGCGCGAAGCAGCGCTATATCAAGGCACATGCCGATACGAGTTTGTGAGTTCAAATGAGACTTATGTGCCACCTAATGTTTACTATGATCTGAAGGTCTTTGATATACTTACTGTGGCTGCCTTTAGAATTATAGAGAAGCTTTGA
- the LOC132253380 gene encoding secreted RxLR effector protein 161-like → MEECKPTSTPMNQKEKFCKEDGAEKVDEGLYRSMIGCLMYLTATRPDIMHVVSLLSRYMHCASEIHFQAAKRVIRYVKGTVDYGIKFSQVQSFNFHGFSNSDWAGYVDDMRSTSGYCFSFGSGVFSWSSRKQEVVAQSTAEAEYIATVAAVNQALWLRKLLTDLDMKQEVSTKVFVDNQATISIVNDPVFHGKTKHFKIKLYFLREVQKEGDIQLVYCNTESQNADILTKALPKIRFEFLRKRLGVCSS, encoded by the coding sequence ATGGAGGAATGCAAACCTACATCTACCCCTATGAACCAGAAAGAGAAGTTCTGTAAGGAGGACGGTGCTGAAAAGGTAGATGAAGGACTTTATCGAAGCATGATTGGATGCTTAATGTACTTGACTGCAACAAGACCCGATATAATGCATGTTGTAAGTCTACTTTCGAGATACATGCATTGTGCTAGTGAAATTCATTTCCAGGCAGCAAAGCGTGTGATAAGATATGTTAAAGGCACTGTGGATTATGGCATTAAGTTCAGTCAAGttcaaagtttcaattttcatgGATTTTCTAATAGTGATTGGGCTGGTTATGTTGACGATATGAGAAGTACTTCAGGCTATTGTTTTAGCTTTGGTTCTGGTGTTTTTTCATGGAGTTCAAGGAAGCAAGAAGTCGTGGCTCAATCTACAGCTGAGGCAGAGTATATTGCTACTGTTGCAGCTGTAAATCAAGCCTTATGGCTTAGAAAGTTGCTAACAGATTTGGATATGAAGCAAGAAGTGAGTACAAAGGTGTTTGTAGACAACCAAGCCACTATATCTATTGTAAATGATCCAGTTTTTCATGGTAAAACAAAGCACTTCAAGATTAAATTGTATTTTCTGAGGGAAGTACAGAAAGAAGGAGATATACAGCTAGTCTACTGCAATACAGAAAGTCAGAATGCAGATATTCTGACTAAAGCTCTTCCTAAAATAAGATTTGAGTTTCTacgaaaaagacttggagtttgcAGCTCCTaa
- the LOC100259787 gene encoding probable potassium transporter 13 isoform X3, with the protein MDTEMGSVNQESRLKFYKTTLCLAYQSLGVVYGDLSISPIYVYQTTFSGGMKLYENNHEILGVLSLVIWTLTIIPLFKYVIFVLGADDNGEGGTFALYSLLCRHSKMGLLNASYAARENISSCDSQIPTEETRTSLLLKEFFQKHRSSRIVLLLVVLLGTSMVIGDGILTPTMSDHAVIIACVILVGLFALQHFGTHKVGFLFAPILIAWLLCISGIGIYNIIHWNPHVIRAISPHYIYNFFRETGKVGWSSLGAIVLCITGAEAMFADLGHFSKLSVRIAFTAIVYPCLILAYMGEAAYLSQNRTDVEHSFHKAIPSKIYELMFWPVFIIATLATVVGSQAIISATFSIISQCRALRCFPRVKIVHTSSQVHGQIYIPEVNWILMGLCIAVAIGFRDISMIGHAYGLAVITVMFVTTCLMFLIISTVWKQNIMAASMFIVIFGSVELLYFLACIAKVQRGGWLPILFSLVFMSLMSIWQYGTSKKHQFELENKVCLESLFSLGPSLGISRVPGIGLIYTNLESGVPPMFAHFVTNFPAFHRILIFVTLQSLMVPKVPPGERFLVSRIGSSEFYLYHCVVRYGYKDVRDSYDFETKLIEKVAAFLQSEELAVTEQPMEKAVATGNGAGVGSGKRRKVQFQCVELNEEVKELMEARESGVAYMIGNPSIIANEVSSPVKKFVINVVYGFLRRNCRLPAIALGIPHTSLVEVGMVYHV; encoded by the exons atggatactGAAATGGGTTCTGTTAACCAGGAGTCTCGACTG AAATTCTACAAGACAACTCTATGTCTAGCCTATCAGAGCCTTGGGGTTGTTTATGGGGACTTGAGCATTTCCCCAATATACGTCTACCAGACCACATTCTCAGGGGGGATGAAACTTTATGAAAACAACCATGAGATTCTCGGGGTACTCTCTTTGGTTATCTGGACTTTGACTATTATCCCTCTCTTCAAATATGTTATATTTGTATTAGGAGCTGATGACAATGGTGAAG GTGGAACCTTTGCATTATATTCACTGCTATGTCGACACTCAAAGATGGGCCTACTGAACGCTTCCTATGCTGCACGAGAAAATATATCTTCTTGTGACTCTCAAATTCCAACAGAGGAGACGAGAACTAGTTTACTTCTAAAGGAATTTTTTCAGAAGCATCGGAGTTCACGTATTGTGCTGCTGCTAGTCGTTCTCCTTGGCACAAGCATGGTTATTGGTGATGGAATCCTCACCCCAACAATGTCGG ATCATGCTGTCATTATTGCCTGCGTTATCTTGGTGGGACTTTTTGCTCTTCAGCATTTTGGGACACACAAAGTTGGGTTTCTTTTCGCTCCAATTCTGATAGCTTGGCTGCTCTGCATCAGTGGCATAGGCATCTACAACATTATTCACTGGAATCCTCATGTTATCCGTGCTATATCACCACACTACATCTATAACTTTTTTAGGGAAACTGGAAAAGTTGGGTGGAGTTCGCTTGGTGCCATTGTTCTTTGCATTACAG GTGCTGAAGCTATGTTTGCTGATCTAGGCCATTTCTCCAAACTCTCAGTCAGG ATTGCATTTACAGCCATTGTTTATCCTTGCTTAATTCTGGCATACATGGGTGAAGCTGCTTACTTGTCCCAAAACCGCACAGATGTTGAACATAGCTTCCACAAGGCTATCCCTAGTAAGATTTATG AGCTGATGTTTTGGCCAGTATTTATCATAGCAACTCTTGCAACTGTTGTGGGAAGCCAAGCAATAATTTCAGCTACCTTCTCGATTATTAGCCAGTGTAGGGCACTGAGATGCTTCCCACGGGTGAAAATAGTTCACACTTCAAGCCAAGTGCACGGACAAATTTACATACCAGAGGTGAACTGGATTTTGATGGGATTGTGTATTGCTGTTGCTATCGGTTTTAGAGACATTTCCATGATCGGCCATGCATATG GTCTTGCTGTGATCACTGTAATGTTTGTCACAACTTGTTTGATGTTTCTCATTATTAGTACGGTTTGGAAGCAAAACATTATGGCAGCATCCATGTTTATAGTCATATTTGGATCTGTGGAGCTACTGTATTTCTTGGCATGCATTGCTAAAGTGCAAAGAGGAGGCTGGCTTCCCATCCTCTTCTCTTTAGTCTTCATGTCTCTGATGTCTATCTGGCAGTATGGGACTTCAAAGAAACACCAATTTGAGCTAGAGAACAAGGTATGCTTGGAGAGCCTCTTCAGCCTTGGCCCAAGCCTAGGCATAAGTAGAGTTCCTGGAATAGGCCTAATTTATACCAATCTAGAGTCAGGGGTCCCTCCCATGTTTGCCCATTTTGTCACAAACTTTCCTGCTTTCCACCGGATCCTCATCTTTGTGACGCTCCAGTCATTGATGGTTCCAAAAGTTCCACCTGGTGAGCGTTTCCTTGTTAGCCGGATTGGCTCATCAGAGTTCTACTTGTATCACTGTGTTGTGAG ATACGGATACAAGGATGTGAGGGACAGCTATGACTTTGAGACTAAGCTGATCGAGAAAGTGGCAGCATTCTTGCAAAGTGAAGAACTGGCAGTCACGGAGCAGCCGATGGAGAAAGCAGTGGCAACAGGAAATGGGGCTGGTGTTGGTTCTGGCAAGAGGAGAAAGGTGCAGTTCCAATGTGTGGAATTGAACGAGGAAGTGAAGGAACTCATGGAGGCAAGGGAATCTGGTGTGGCATACATGATTGGAAATCCATCTATAATTGCTAATGAGGTGTCATCCCCAGTGaagaagtttgtcatcaacgtTGTCTATGGCTTTCTCCGACGTAATTGCCGCCTACCCGCCATTGCTCTTGGGATTCCACACACCTCCCTGGTTGAAGTGGGCATGGTCTATCATGTCTGA
- the LOC100259787 gene encoding probable potassium transporter 13 isoform X1: MDTEMGSVNQESRLKFYKTTLCLAYQSLGVVYGDLSISPIYVYQTTFSGGMKLYENNHEILGVLSLVIWTLTIIPLFKYVIFVLGADDNGEGGTFALYSLLCRHSKMGLLNASYAARENISSCDSQIPTEETRTSLLLKEFFQKHRSSRIVLLLVVLLGTSMVIGDGILTPTMSVLSAVIGIKVQVKELHENHAVIIACVILVGLFALQHFGTHKVGFLFAPILIAWLLCISGIGIYNIIHWNPHVIRAISPHYIYNFFRETGKVGWSSLGAIVLCITGAEAMFADLGHFSKLSVRIAFTAIVYPCLILAYMGEAAYLSQNRTDVEHSFHKAIPSKIYELMFWPVFIIATLATVVGSQAIISATFSIISQCRALRCFPRVKIVHTSSQVHGQIYIPEVNWILMGLCIAVAIGFRDISMIGHAYGLAVITVMFVTTCLMFLIISTVWKQNIMAASMFIVIFGSVELLYFLACIAKVQRGGWLPILFSLVFMSLMSIWQYGTSKKHQFELENKVCLESLFSLGPSLGISRVPGIGLIYTNLESGVPPMFAHFVTNFPAFHRILIFVTLQSLMVPKVPPGERFLVSRIGSSEFYLYHCVVRYGYKDVRDSYDFETKLIEKVAAFLQSEELAVTEQPMEKAVATGNGAGVGSGKRRKVQFQCVELNEEVKELMEARESGVAYMIGNPSIIANEVSSPVKKFVINVVYGFLRRNCRLPAIALGIPHTSLVEVGMVYHV; encoded by the exons atggatactGAAATGGGTTCTGTTAACCAGGAGTCTCGACTG AAATTCTACAAGACAACTCTATGTCTAGCCTATCAGAGCCTTGGGGTTGTTTATGGGGACTTGAGCATTTCCCCAATATACGTCTACCAGACCACATTCTCAGGGGGGATGAAACTTTATGAAAACAACCATGAGATTCTCGGGGTACTCTCTTTGGTTATCTGGACTTTGACTATTATCCCTCTCTTCAAATATGTTATATTTGTATTAGGAGCTGATGACAATGGTGAAG GTGGAACCTTTGCATTATATTCACTGCTATGTCGACACTCAAAGATGGGCCTACTGAACGCTTCCTATGCTGCACGAGAAAATATATCTTCTTGTGACTCTCAAATTCCAACAGAGGAGACGAGAACTAGTTTACTTCTAAAGGAATTTTTTCAGAAGCATCGGAGTTCACGTATTGTGCTGCTGCTAGTCGTTCTCCTTGGCACAAGCATGGTTATTGGTGATGGAATCCTCACCCCAACAATGTCGG TCCTCTCTGCAGTTATTGGAATTAAAGTGCAGGTTAAGGAGTTGCATGAGA ATCATGCTGTCATTATTGCCTGCGTTATCTTGGTGGGACTTTTTGCTCTTCAGCATTTTGGGACACACAAAGTTGGGTTTCTTTTCGCTCCAATTCTGATAGCTTGGCTGCTCTGCATCAGTGGCATAGGCATCTACAACATTATTCACTGGAATCCTCATGTTATCCGTGCTATATCACCACACTACATCTATAACTTTTTTAGGGAAACTGGAAAAGTTGGGTGGAGTTCGCTTGGTGCCATTGTTCTTTGCATTACAG GTGCTGAAGCTATGTTTGCTGATCTAGGCCATTTCTCCAAACTCTCAGTCAGG ATTGCATTTACAGCCATTGTTTATCCTTGCTTAATTCTGGCATACATGGGTGAAGCTGCTTACTTGTCCCAAAACCGCACAGATGTTGAACATAGCTTCCACAAGGCTATCCCTAGTAAGATTTATG AGCTGATGTTTTGGCCAGTATTTATCATAGCAACTCTTGCAACTGTTGTGGGAAGCCAAGCAATAATTTCAGCTACCTTCTCGATTATTAGCCAGTGTAGGGCACTGAGATGCTTCCCACGGGTGAAAATAGTTCACACTTCAAGCCAAGTGCACGGACAAATTTACATACCAGAGGTGAACTGGATTTTGATGGGATTGTGTATTGCTGTTGCTATCGGTTTTAGAGACATTTCCATGATCGGCCATGCATATG GTCTTGCTGTGATCACTGTAATGTTTGTCACAACTTGTTTGATGTTTCTCATTATTAGTACGGTTTGGAAGCAAAACATTATGGCAGCATCCATGTTTATAGTCATATTTGGATCTGTGGAGCTACTGTATTTCTTGGCATGCATTGCTAAAGTGCAAAGAGGAGGCTGGCTTCCCATCCTCTTCTCTTTAGTCTTCATGTCTCTGATGTCTATCTGGCAGTATGGGACTTCAAAGAAACACCAATTTGAGCTAGAGAACAAGGTATGCTTGGAGAGCCTCTTCAGCCTTGGCCCAAGCCTAGGCATAAGTAGAGTTCCTGGAATAGGCCTAATTTATACCAATCTAGAGTCAGGGGTCCCTCCCATGTTTGCCCATTTTGTCACAAACTTTCCTGCTTTCCACCGGATCCTCATCTTTGTGACGCTCCAGTCATTGATGGTTCCAAAAGTTCCACCTGGTGAGCGTTTCCTTGTTAGCCGGATTGGCTCATCAGAGTTCTACTTGTATCACTGTGTTGTGAG ATACGGATACAAGGATGTGAGGGACAGCTATGACTTTGAGACTAAGCTGATCGAGAAAGTGGCAGCATTCTTGCAAAGTGAAGAACTGGCAGTCACGGAGCAGCCGATGGAGAAAGCAGTGGCAACAGGAAATGGGGCTGGTGTTGGTTCTGGCAAGAGGAGAAAGGTGCAGTTCCAATGTGTGGAATTGAACGAGGAAGTGAAGGAACTCATGGAGGCAAGGGAATCTGGTGTGGCATACATGATTGGAAATCCATCTATAATTGCTAATGAGGTGTCATCCCCAGTGaagaagtttgtcatcaacgtTGTCTATGGCTTTCTCCGACGTAATTGCCGCCTACCCGCCATTGCTCTTGGGATTCCACACACCTCCCTGGTTGAAGTGGGCATGGTCTATCATGTCTGA
- the LOC100259787 gene encoding probable potassium transporter 13 isoform X2 yields MDTEMGSVNQESRLKFYKTTLCLAYQSLGVVYGDLSISPIYVYQTTFSGGMKLYENNHEILGVLSLVIWTLTIIPLFKYVIFVLGADDNGEGGTFALYSLLCRHSKMGLLNASYAARENISSCDSQIPTEETRTSLLLKEFFQKHRSSRIVLLLVVLLGTSMVIGDGILTPTMSVLSAVIGIKVQVKELHENHAVIIACVILVGLFALQHFGTHKVGFLFAPILIAWLLCISGIGIYNIIHWNPHVIRAISPHYIYNFFRETGKVGWSSLGAIVLCITGAEAMFADLGHFSKLSVRIAFTAIVYPCLILAYMGEAAYLSQNRTDVEHSFHKAIPKLMFWPVFIIATLATVVGSQAIISATFSIISQCRALRCFPRVKIVHTSSQVHGQIYIPEVNWILMGLCIAVAIGFRDISMIGHAYGLAVITVMFVTTCLMFLIISTVWKQNIMAASMFIVIFGSVELLYFLACIAKVQRGGWLPILFSLVFMSLMSIWQYGTSKKHQFELENKVCLESLFSLGPSLGISRVPGIGLIYTNLESGVPPMFAHFVTNFPAFHRILIFVTLQSLMVPKVPPGERFLVSRIGSSEFYLYHCVVRYGYKDVRDSYDFETKLIEKVAAFLQSEELAVTEQPMEKAVATGNGAGVGSGKRRKVQFQCVELNEEVKELMEARESGVAYMIGNPSIIANEVSSPVKKFVINVVYGFLRRNCRLPAIALGIPHTSLVEVGMVYHV; encoded by the exons atggatactGAAATGGGTTCTGTTAACCAGGAGTCTCGACTG AAATTCTACAAGACAACTCTATGTCTAGCCTATCAGAGCCTTGGGGTTGTTTATGGGGACTTGAGCATTTCCCCAATATACGTCTACCAGACCACATTCTCAGGGGGGATGAAACTTTATGAAAACAACCATGAGATTCTCGGGGTACTCTCTTTGGTTATCTGGACTTTGACTATTATCCCTCTCTTCAAATATGTTATATTTGTATTAGGAGCTGATGACAATGGTGAAG GTGGAACCTTTGCATTATATTCACTGCTATGTCGACACTCAAAGATGGGCCTACTGAACGCTTCCTATGCTGCACGAGAAAATATATCTTCTTGTGACTCTCAAATTCCAACAGAGGAGACGAGAACTAGTTTACTTCTAAAGGAATTTTTTCAGAAGCATCGGAGTTCACGTATTGTGCTGCTGCTAGTCGTTCTCCTTGGCACAAGCATGGTTATTGGTGATGGAATCCTCACCCCAACAATGTCGG TCCTCTCTGCAGTTATTGGAATTAAAGTGCAGGTTAAGGAGTTGCATGAGA ATCATGCTGTCATTATTGCCTGCGTTATCTTGGTGGGACTTTTTGCTCTTCAGCATTTTGGGACACACAAAGTTGGGTTTCTTTTCGCTCCAATTCTGATAGCTTGGCTGCTCTGCATCAGTGGCATAGGCATCTACAACATTATTCACTGGAATCCTCATGTTATCCGTGCTATATCACCACACTACATCTATAACTTTTTTAGGGAAACTGGAAAAGTTGGGTGGAGTTCGCTTGGTGCCATTGTTCTTTGCATTACAG GTGCTGAAGCTATGTTTGCTGATCTAGGCCATTTCTCCAAACTCTCAGTCAGG ATTGCATTTACAGCCATTGTTTATCCTTGCTTAATTCTGGCATACATGGGTGAAGCTGCTTACTTGTCCCAAAACCGCACAGATGTTGAACATAGCTTCCACAAGGCTATCCCTA AGCTGATGTTTTGGCCAGTATTTATCATAGCAACTCTTGCAACTGTTGTGGGAAGCCAAGCAATAATTTCAGCTACCTTCTCGATTATTAGCCAGTGTAGGGCACTGAGATGCTTCCCACGGGTGAAAATAGTTCACACTTCAAGCCAAGTGCACGGACAAATTTACATACCAGAGGTGAACTGGATTTTGATGGGATTGTGTATTGCTGTTGCTATCGGTTTTAGAGACATTTCCATGATCGGCCATGCATATG GTCTTGCTGTGATCACTGTAATGTTTGTCACAACTTGTTTGATGTTTCTCATTATTAGTACGGTTTGGAAGCAAAACATTATGGCAGCATCCATGTTTATAGTCATATTTGGATCTGTGGAGCTACTGTATTTCTTGGCATGCATTGCTAAAGTGCAAAGAGGAGGCTGGCTTCCCATCCTCTTCTCTTTAGTCTTCATGTCTCTGATGTCTATCTGGCAGTATGGGACTTCAAAGAAACACCAATTTGAGCTAGAGAACAAGGTATGCTTGGAGAGCCTCTTCAGCCTTGGCCCAAGCCTAGGCATAAGTAGAGTTCCTGGAATAGGCCTAATTTATACCAATCTAGAGTCAGGGGTCCCTCCCATGTTTGCCCATTTTGTCACAAACTTTCCTGCTTTCCACCGGATCCTCATCTTTGTGACGCTCCAGTCATTGATGGTTCCAAAAGTTCCACCTGGTGAGCGTTTCCTTGTTAGCCGGATTGGCTCATCAGAGTTCTACTTGTATCACTGTGTTGTGAG ATACGGATACAAGGATGTGAGGGACAGCTATGACTTTGAGACTAAGCTGATCGAGAAAGTGGCAGCATTCTTGCAAAGTGAAGAACTGGCAGTCACGGAGCAGCCGATGGAGAAAGCAGTGGCAACAGGAAATGGGGCTGGTGTTGGTTCTGGCAAGAGGAGAAAGGTGCAGTTCCAATGTGTGGAATTGAACGAGGAAGTGAAGGAACTCATGGAGGCAAGGGAATCTGGTGTGGCATACATGATTGGAAATCCATCTATAATTGCTAATGAGGTGTCATCCCCAGTGaagaagtttgtcatcaacgtTGTCTATGGCTTTCTCCGACGTAATTGCCGCCTACCCGCCATTGCTCTTGGGATTCCACACACCTCCCTGGTTGAAGTGGGCATGGTCTATCATGTCTGA
- the LOC100259787 gene encoding probable potassium transporter 13 isoform X4, which produces MGLLNASYAARENISSCDSQIPTEETRTSLLLKEFFQKHRSSRIVLLLVVLLGTSMVIGDGILTPTMSVLSAVIGIKVQVKELHENHAVIIACVILVGLFALQHFGTHKVGFLFAPILIAWLLCISGIGIYNIIHWNPHVIRAISPHYIYNFFRETGKVGWSSLGAIVLCITGAEAMFADLGHFSKLSVRIAFTAIVYPCLILAYMGEAAYLSQNRTDVEHSFHKAIPSKIYELMFWPVFIIATLATVVGSQAIISATFSIISQCRALRCFPRVKIVHTSSQVHGQIYIPEVNWILMGLCIAVAIGFRDISMIGHAYGLAVITVMFVTTCLMFLIISTVWKQNIMAASMFIVIFGSVELLYFLACIAKVQRGGWLPILFSLVFMSLMSIWQYGTSKKHQFELENKVCLESLFSLGPSLGISRVPGIGLIYTNLESGVPPMFAHFVTNFPAFHRILIFVTLQSLMVPKVPPGERFLVSRIGSSEFYLYHCVVRYGYKDVRDSYDFETKLIEKVAAFLQSEELAVTEQPMEKAVATGNGAGVGSGKRRKVQFQCVELNEEVKELMEARESGVAYMIGNPSIIANEVSSPVKKFVINVVYGFLRRNCRLPAIALGIPHTSLVEVGMVYHV; this is translated from the exons ATGGGCCTACTGAACGCTTCCTATGCTGCACGAGAAAATATATCTTCTTGTGACTCTCAAATTCCAACAGAGGAGACGAGAACTAGTTTACTTCTAAAGGAATTTTTTCAGAAGCATCGGAGTTCACGTATTGTGCTGCTGCTAGTCGTTCTCCTTGGCACAAGCATGGTTATTGGTGATGGAATCCTCACCCCAACAATGTCGG TCCTCTCTGCAGTTATTGGAATTAAAGTGCAGGTTAAGGAGTTGCATGAGA ATCATGCTGTCATTATTGCCTGCGTTATCTTGGTGGGACTTTTTGCTCTTCAGCATTTTGGGACACACAAAGTTGGGTTTCTTTTCGCTCCAATTCTGATAGCTTGGCTGCTCTGCATCAGTGGCATAGGCATCTACAACATTATTCACTGGAATCCTCATGTTATCCGTGCTATATCACCACACTACATCTATAACTTTTTTAGGGAAACTGGAAAAGTTGGGTGGAGTTCGCTTGGTGCCATTGTTCTTTGCATTACAG GTGCTGAAGCTATGTTTGCTGATCTAGGCCATTTCTCCAAACTCTCAGTCAGG ATTGCATTTACAGCCATTGTTTATCCTTGCTTAATTCTGGCATACATGGGTGAAGCTGCTTACTTGTCCCAAAACCGCACAGATGTTGAACATAGCTTCCACAAGGCTATCCCTAGTAAGATTTATG AGCTGATGTTTTGGCCAGTATTTATCATAGCAACTCTTGCAACTGTTGTGGGAAGCCAAGCAATAATTTCAGCTACCTTCTCGATTATTAGCCAGTGTAGGGCACTGAGATGCTTCCCACGGGTGAAAATAGTTCACACTTCAAGCCAAGTGCACGGACAAATTTACATACCAGAGGTGAACTGGATTTTGATGGGATTGTGTATTGCTGTTGCTATCGGTTTTAGAGACATTTCCATGATCGGCCATGCATATG GTCTTGCTGTGATCACTGTAATGTTTGTCACAACTTGTTTGATGTTTCTCATTATTAGTACGGTTTGGAAGCAAAACATTATGGCAGCATCCATGTTTATAGTCATATTTGGATCTGTGGAGCTACTGTATTTCTTGGCATGCATTGCTAAAGTGCAAAGAGGAGGCTGGCTTCCCATCCTCTTCTCTTTAGTCTTCATGTCTCTGATGTCTATCTGGCAGTATGGGACTTCAAAGAAACACCAATTTGAGCTAGAGAACAAGGTATGCTTGGAGAGCCTCTTCAGCCTTGGCCCAAGCCTAGGCATAAGTAGAGTTCCTGGAATAGGCCTAATTTATACCAATCTAGAGTCAGGGGTCCCTCCCATGTTTGCCCATTTTGTCACAAACTTTCCTGCTTTCCACCGGATCCTCATCTTTGTGACGCTCCAGTCATTGATGGTTCCAAAAGTTCCACCTGGTGAGCGTTTCCTTGTTAGCCGGATTGGCTCATCAGAGTTCTACTTGTATCACTGTGTTGTGAG ATACGGATACAAGGATGTGAGGGACAGCTATGACTTTGAGACTAAGCTGATCGAGAAAGTGGCAGCATTCTTGCAAAGTGAAGAACTGGCAGTCACGGAGCAGCCGATGGAGAAAGCAGTGGCAACAGGAAATGGGGCTGGTGTTGGTTCTGGCAAGAGGAGAAAGGTGCAGTTCCAATGTGTGGAATTGAACGAGGAAGTGAAGGAACTCATGGAGGCAAGGGAATCTGGTGTGGCATACATGATTGGAAATCCATCTATAATTGCTAATGAGGTGTCATCCCCAGTGaagaagtttgtcatcaacgtTGTCTATGGCTTTCTCCGACGTAATTGCCGCCTACCCGCCATTGCTCTTGGGATTCCACACACCTCCCTGGTTGAAGTGGGCATGGTCTATCATGTCTGA